One stretch of Miscanthus floridulus cultivar M001 chromosome 18, ASM1932011v1, whole genome shotgun sequence DNA includes these proteins:
- the LOC136520839 gene encoding 3-ketoacyl-CoA synthase 5-like produces the protein MSMSSPPLFGKGLKAVGRRVVDNILAVVTVPLTAAALVAVARFGPEEQLAGRLREARPVHLILAAFVPAAAATVYLMLRPRAVYLVDYACFRTASNCRVPFSCFLEHAKQVPVLNERSIRFMTKLLERSGLGEETCLPPAHHYIPPYNYCTLDAARGEVDLVVFSALDDLFAKTSISPGAIDIVVVNCSLFCPTPSFVDMIINRYKLRSDVRSVHLSGMGCSAGLISVGLARNLLQVAPKGTHALVVSTETITPNYYFGSERAMLLPNCLFRIGGATALLSNSPAKARFRLKHVVRTLTGAQDSAYTCVFQQEDDNGNVGINLNKDLMTIAGNALKANITAMGPLVLPASEQLLFALSFIARKVLSGKLKPYIPDFRTAFEHFCIHAGGRAVIDELQRSLKLSDEQVEASRMALHRFGNTSSSSLWYELAYIEAKGRMRRGDRVWMIGFGSGFKCNSAAWECIAPAANAEGPWATSIHRYPVDIPDVMKH, from the coding sequence ATGAGCATGAGCTCGCCACCTCTGTTCGGCAAGGGCCTCAAGGCCGTGGGCCGCCGCGTCGTGGACAACATCCTCGCCGTCGTGACGGTGCCGCTCACGGCCGCCGCGCTGGTCGCCGTGGCGCGGTTCGGACCAGAGGAACAACTAGCTGGCCGGCTCCGCGAGGCGCGGCCCGTGCACCTCATCTTGGCCGCGTTCGTCCCGGCCGCGGCTGCCACGGTGTACCTCATGCTGCGCCCGCGCGCGGTGTACCTGGTGGACTACGCCTGCTTCCGCACGGCGTCCAACTGCCGCGTGCCCTTCTCCTGCTTCCTGGAGCACGCCAAGCAGGTGCCCGTGCTCAACGAGCGCAGCATCCGGTTCATGACCAAGCTGCTGGAGCGCTCGGGGCTCGGGGAGGAGACGTGCCTGCCTCCCGCGCACCACTACATCCCGCCCTACAACTACTGCACCCTCGACGCGGCGCGAGGCGAGGTCGACCTCGTCGTCTTCTCGGCGCTCGACGACCTGTTCGCCAAGACGAGCATCAGCCCTGGAGCCATCGACATCGTCGTCGTCAACTGCAGCCTCTTCTGCCCCACGCCGTCCTTCGTCGACATGATCATCAACAGGTACAAGCTGCGCAGCGATGTCCGCAGCGTGCACCTCTCCGGCATGGGGTGCAGCGCCGGGCTCATCTCCGTGGGGCTTGCCAGGAACCTCCTCCAGGTCGCTCCGAAAGGCACGCACGCGCTGGTTGTCTCCACGGAGACCATCACGCCCAACTACTACTTCGGCAGCGAGCGCGCTATGCTCCTGCCCAACTGCCTGTTCCGCATAGGCGGCGCCACGGCGTTGCTGTCAAACTCCCCTGCCAAAGCAAGGTTCCGCCTAAAGCACGTCGTGCGCACGCTCACCGGCGCGCAGGACAGCGCGTACACGTGCGTGTTCCAGCaagaggacgacaacggcaacgtcgGGATCAACCTGAACAAGGACCTGATGACCATCGCCGGGAACGCGCTCAAGGCTAACATCACCGCCATGGGACCCCTTGTCCTCCCAGCCTCGGAGCAGCTCCTGTTCGCGCTCTCCTTCATCGCGCGGAAGGTGCTCAGCGGCAAGTTGAAGCCGTACATCCCCGACTTCCGCACGGCCTTCGAgcacttctgcatccacgcgggCGGCCGCGCCGTCATCGACGAGCTGCAGCGCAGCCTCAAGCTGTCGGACGAGCAGGTAGAGGCGTCGAGGATGGCGCTGCACCGGTTCGGGAACACGTCGAGCAGCTCGCTGTGGTACGAGCTAGCCTACATCGAGGCCAAGGGGCGTATGCGGAGGGGTGACCGAGTGTGGATGATTGGGTTTGGGTCCGGGTTCAAGTGCAACAGCGCGGCGTGGGAGTGCATCGCGCCCGCCGCCAACGCGGAGGGACCCTGGGCCACGTCCATCCACAGGTACCCGGTGGACATTCCAGACGTGATGAAGCACTAA